A window from Aquiluna borgnonia encodes these proteins:
- the dxs gene encoding 1-deoxy-D-xylulose-5-phosphate synthase: MSILEGISEPRDLDSLSVAQLQELCGDIREYLVESVSKTGGHLGPNLGVVEISVAIHRVFDSPNDAIVFDTGHQSYVHKLLTGRKDFSKLRQKDGIAGYPQRSESVHDIVESSHASSSLSWADGISRAFKATGQTSRHVVAVIGDGALTGGMAWEALNNITDDNDRNLVVIVNDNGRSYAPTIGGLARSLNAIRTESWYRKGYSLSRRIFSKFGPLGRLLFRAAHAAGQSVIVEASPNAMFPNLDLKYIGPIDGHNLQELETALRQAKDYGGPVIVHAVTQKGKGYDPAVSDAADQFHAVGKINPETGLPLSSGSGQSWTGVFSEEIVKIADANPRVVGITGAMLIPVGLDKFAEKHPGRVFDVGIAEQHAVTSAAGMAFGGLHPVVAIYSTFLNRAFDQVLMDVALHKAGVTFVLDRAGITGPDGASHHGVWDLSMLQVVPGMQLAAPRDGQRLKELLSEAIGVDDAPTAVRFPKGNIPSAIDAIVMTDDGVDILHQSPSKDVLLVSVGAFAHTAVQVAQLLAAQGIGTTVVDPRWILPIRSSLVDMAREHRLVVTLEDGVRVGGFGSRLRQELRAQGVDTGLNEVGVPAEFLEHAERDQILDRLGLNPRAIAIDIVAQVVGTKVPHAKPLDQTPFDSSIQESAQ, encoded by the coding sequence ATGAGCATTCTTGAAGGCATCTCAGAGCCGAGAGACCTAGATTCGCTGTCAGTAGCCCAGTTGCAAGAATTATGCGGCGACATCAGGGAGTACCTGGTTGAGTCGGTTTCGAAGACCGGTGGCCACCTGGGTCCAAACTTGGGCGTCGTGGAAATCTCTGTAGCCATCCACCGGGTTTTTGATTCTCCCAATGACGCCATCGTTTTTGATACCGGCCACCAGAGCTACGTCCACAAGCTACTAACTGGACGAAAGGATTTCTCCAAGCTCCGCCAGAAGGATGGAATCGCTGGATATCCGCAGCGTTCTGAGTCGGTGCACGACATTGTTGAGTCATCGCACGCTTCCAGCTCGCTCTCTTGGGCGGACGGTATATCTAGGGCCTTCAAGGCAACCGGCCAAACATCTAGGCACGTTGTTGCGGTAATCGGCGACGGTGCGCTCACCGGTGGTATGGCTTGGGAGGCTCTCAACAACATCACTGATGACAACGACAGAAACTTGGTCGTCATAGTCAATGACAATGGCCGCTCATACGCCCCAACCATCGGTGGTCTGGCGCGATCGCTAAACGCTATCCGAACTGAATCCTGGTATCGAAAGGGCTATTCACTCTCTCGTCGAATCTTCTCAAAGTTTGGCCCCCTCGGTAGGTTGCTGTTCCGAGCCGCCCACGCCGCCGGGCAGTCTGTAATTGTTGAGGCAAGTCCGAACGCTATGTTCCCGAATCTTGACCTGAAGTACATCGGACCTATCGATGGCCACAACCTCCAGGAGCTAGAAACTGCCCTGCGGCAAGCCAAGGATTATGGCGGTCCGGTTATTGTTCACGCAGTGACCCAGAAGGGCAAAGGCTACGACCCAGCGGTTTCCGATGCGGCCGATCAATTCCACGCGGTTGGAAAGATTAATCCCGAAACTGGCCTACCCCTCAGCAGCGGTTCTGGTCAAAGTTGGACCGGTGTGTTTTCAGAGGAAATAGTCAAGATCGCTGATGCCAACCCCAGGGTGGTTGGCATCACGGGCGCGATGCTAATCCCGGTTGGGCTCGATAAATTCGCAGAGAAGCATCCAGGTCGAGTTTTCGACGTTGGTATTGCCGAGCAGCACGCCGTGACCTCAGCGGCGGGCATGGCATTCGGTGGGCTACACCCTGTGGTTGCAATTTATTCAACGTTCTTGAATAGAGCATTTGATCAGGTGCTGATGGATGTCGCCCTCCACAAAGCTGGTGTGACATTTGTGCTCGACAGAGCTGGGATCACGGGTCCCGATGGGGCTTCTCACCATGGTGTATGGGATCTTTCTATGCTCCAGGTTGTTCCGGGAATGCAGCTCGCTGCTCCAAGAGACGGTCAAAGGCTAAAGGAGCTGTTGTCGGAGGCAATCGGTGTGGACGATGCGCCAACTGCGGTCCGCTTCCCCAAGGGCAACATCCCATCGGCAATCGATGCCATCGTGATGACAGATGATGGCGTTGACATCCTGCACCAGTCGCCCAGCAAAGATGTTTTACTGGTAAGCGTCGGAGCTTTCGCCCACACCGCAGTTCAAGTTGCCCAGCTGCTGGCAGCCCAGGGAATTGGAACAACGGTTGTTGATCCGCGCTGGATCCTTCCAATTCGCTCGTCCCTGGTGGATATGGCGAGAGAGCACAGGCTCGTGGTGACTCTTGAGGATGGCGTTAGGGTTGGGGGATTTGGATCCAGGTTGCGTCAGGAGCTGCGTGCTCAGGGTGTGGACACGGGCCTCAACGAGGTTGGCGTTCCAGCTGAGTTCCTGGAGCACGCCGAGCGAGACCAGATATTGGACAGACTCGGGTTAAATCCACGGGCAATTGCGATAGACATCGTTGCCCAAGTGGTGGGAACCAAAGTTCCTCACGCTAAGCCGCTGGATCAGACTCCGTTTGATTCAAGCATTCAAGAATCGGCCCAGTAA
- a CDS encoding SufE family protein, translating into MNLRATEIAEDFNFLPEKDRLQLLLEFSENLPPLDPKYGEHPELLERVEECQSPVFIAVDGTADQIRLHFSAPQEAPTTRGFASVLHSALDGLSAQEILDTSDDFPSALGLDKLISPLRVRGMRGMLARIKRKTRELNS; encoded by the coding sequence TTGAACCTAAGAGCCACGGAAATAGCCGAGGACTTCAACTTCTTGCCCGAGAAGGACCGGCTGCAGCTCCTGCTTGAATTCAGTGAAAACCTTCCCCCCTTGGACCCGAAGTATGGCGAGCATCCAGAACTTCTGGAGCGCGTTGAAGAGTGCCAGTCACCGGTTTTTATTGCCGTTGATGGGACCGCCGACCAGATTCGACTGCATTTTTCGGCCCCGCAGGAAGCTCCCACCACTCGTGGTTTCGCGAGCGTGCTGCATTCCGCTCTTGATGGTTTGAGCGCTCAGGAAATTCTTGATACCTCAGATGACTTTCCAAGCGCCCTTGGCCTAGACAAGCTGATCTCACCTCTTAGGGTCAGAGGCATGCGGGGGATGCTAGCCAGAATCAAGCGCAAAACTCGCGAGCTAAATAGTTGA
- a CDS encoding DUF3000 family protein, which translates to MELDLDGISEPFKGMLTSLSSIQVRPEITLTQIPSPKGIAPEAIAIAAEIDHEIASDHGVSRLVFCRDSSMPEGWNSEFRVIGYAKSPIELDMAKDEYLSSMPWEWLRDSLTQSGAQFAHDAGTTTTVISTGHGSLITQPQHAELEIRASWAPINFELLPHLTGWIELLALISGLPPKDSKVVRLSEAR; encoded by the coding sequence GTGGAATTGGACCTAGACGGAATCTCAGAGCCCTTCAAAGGCATGCTCACTTCCCTTTCCAGCATCCAGGTTCGACCAGAGATCACTCTCACGCAAATTCCTTCCCCTAAAGGCATCGCCCCAGAAGCTATTGCAATTGCAGCCGAAATAGACCACGAAATTGCGAGCGACCATGGGGTGTCTCGTTTGGTTTTTTGCAGAGACAGTTCTATGCCAGAGGGTTGGAATAGCGAATTCCGAGTGATTGGCTACGCGAAGAGTCCAATCGAACTTGACATGGCGAAGGATGAATATCTCTCCTCAATGCCCTGGGAATGGCTAAGAGACTCTCTCACCCAATCTGGCGCCCAGTTCGCACACGACGCCGGCACCACCACAACCGTGATTTCAACGGGTCACGGTTCGCTCATCACTCAGCCGCAACATGCAGAATTGGAAATTCGAGCATCCTGGGCACCCATCAATTTTGAACTACTCCCCCACCTGACCGGATGGATCGAGCTCCTGGCCCTCATTTCAGGTCTGCCCCCGAAAGATTCAAAGGTAGTGAGACTTAGTGAGGCTCGATAA
- a CDS encoding HRDC domain-containing protein: MRLDKPRLPVRLVEQAGELHSLLEALPGTDTVAIDAERASGFRYSQRAYLIQIAIRDVGIWLIDTAEDIDLSGLSLELNKKTWLLHAATQDLPCLAELNLKPSGIIDTELSARLAGCERVGLGSLSESLLELDLAKEHSAADWSKRPLPQEMIDYAALDVDVMFELWDAISALLREQEKLEWALQEFANLVGFSPKPALIEPWRHLPGMIKVKDISKLKIAAALHAKRDQLARDQDIAPGRLIPDRSIVAAALAAPTTRSELAKNPDFQGRASRSLLSTWWQAIQESPDLEISAEPLDKSNGIPNHKSWERRFPDAHKRLEQLRPVVQKLASELNLPTENLLTPDYLRRVAFEPLDDIAGQLRSYGARPWQIGLVTGPILECLNQTESDPAA, encoded by the coding sequence GTGAGGCTCGATAAACCGCGCCTGCCTGTTCGTTTAGTTGAGCAAGCCGGCGAATTGCATAGCCTGCTTGAGGCGCTTCCTGGAACCGACACAGTAGCCATTGATGCCGAGCGCGCGTCAGGCTTTCGCTACAGCCAGCGCGCATACCTGATCCAAATAGCAATTCGCGACGTTGGAATCTGGCTGATTGATACTGCTGAAGACATAGACCTATCGGGTCTTTCCCTCGAGCTCAACAAAAAAACCTGGCTGCTACACGCTGCAACCCAAGATCTCCCGTGCCTGGCAGAGCTAAACCTTAAGCCCTCTGGAATTATCGACACTGAGCTTTCTGCGAGATTGGCAGGTTGCGAGCGCGTCGGTTTGGGTTCTCTGAGTGAATCTCTTCTGGAACTGGACCTGGCAAAAGAGCACTCTGCCGCCGACTGGTCCAAGCGACCACTCCCCCAGGAAATGATCGACTACGCCGCTTTGGACGTTGACGTGATGTTTGAGCTCTGGGATGCCATTTCCGCCCTGCTTAGAGAGCAGGAAAAACTTGAATGGGCACTGCAGGAGTTTGCAAACCTGGTTGGCTTCTCTCCTAAGCCTGCTCTAATCGAACCGTGGCGCCACCTACCCGGGATGATCAAGGTCAAGGACATCAGCAAGCTAAAGATTGCAGCGGCCCTGCATGCCAAGAGGGACCAGCTCGCAAGAGATCAAGACATCGCTCCTGGTCGCCTTATTCCAGATCGCTCGATAGTCGCTGCTGCCCTCGCAGCGCCGACTACACGCTCCGAGCTGGCGAAGAACCCAGATTTCCAGGGGCGAGCTTCAAGGTCACTGTTATCCACCTGGTGGCAGGCGATTCAGGAGTCTCCAGACTTAGAGATTTCAGCTGAGCCACTGGATAAGTCGAATGGCATCCCGAACCATAAGAGCTGGGAGCGCAGGTTCCCCGATGCTCACAAGAGACTTGAGCAATTGCGCCCAGTGGTTCAAAAACTCGCCTCAGAGCTAAACCTCCCGACGGAAAACCTACTTACCCCTGACTACCTCAGAAGAGTTGCCTTCGAGCCGCTTGATGACATTGCTGGCCAGCTAAGGAGTTACGGAGCAAGGCCGTGGCAGATTGGTCTGGTTACTGGGCCGATTCTTGAATGCTTGAATCAAACGGAGTCTGATCCAGCGGCTTAG
- the acnA gene encoding aconitate hydratase AcnA, with translation MPDSFKSAKQLQVGSKSYKYYSMPELGVEKLPFSLKILLENMLRTEDGANVTADHVNAIVNWDPKAEPDTEIQFSPARVIMQDFTGVPCVVDLATMREAVLELGGDPQKINPLAPAEMVIDHSVVIDVAGSADAAERNVEFEYQRNAERYQFLRWGQTAFDNFKVVPPGTGIVHQVNIEYLARTVMVREFNGELVAYPDSCVGTDSHTTMVNGLGVLGWGVGGIEAEAAMLGQPVSMLIPKVVGFKLTGQIPVGATATDVVLTITEILRKHGVVGKFVEFYGSGVGRVPLANRATIGNMSPEFGSTVAIFPIDEVTLDYLRITGRSDEEVALVEAYTKAQGLWHDPSIEPVYSEYLELDLSTVVPSIAGPKRPQDRIELSNSKNAFEKVLPSYASVASKPTKVAGHDYLIDNGAVTIASITSCTNTSNPSVMLAAGLVARNAVKRGLKAKPWVKTSLAPGSKVVTEYYEKAGLTKDLDALGFNLVGYGCTTCIGNSGPLAQEISNAINENDLAVTAVLSGNRNFEGRINPDVKMNYLASPPLVIAYALAGTMDFDFENQPLGQDSSGADVFLRDIWPTPDEVQQTIDSSINSEMFKSQYASVFDGDERWRSLPTPKGAIFEWDEKSTYVKKAPYFDNMPLQPTPVSDVHGARVLVKLGDSVTTDHISPAGSIKADSPAGKYLSERGVSRVDFNSYGSRRGNHEVMIRGTFANIRLRNQLLDNVEGSYTRDFSKADGPQAFIFDASESYRADSTPLVALAGKEYGSGSSRDWAAKGTSLLGIKVVIAESFERIHRSNLIGMGVLPLQFPKGETADSLGLDGTEVFDVTGIEALNAGTTPKTVRVVAKPSAHSPQGKSVVEFDAVVRIDTPGEADYFRNGGILQYVLRSLVA, from the coding sequence ATGCCAGATAGCTTCAAATCAGCAAAGCAGCTGCAGGTCGGTTCTAAGAGCTACAAGTACTACTCAATGCCCGAACTCGGCGTGGAAAAGCTTCCCTTCAGCCTCAAGATCCTGCTAGAGAACATGCTTCGCACAGAGGATGGCGCGAATGTAACCGCGGATCACGTGAATGCCATTGTCAACTGGGACCCTAAGGCCGAGCCTGACACCGAGATCCAGTTCTCTCCTGCCAGAGTGATTATGCAGGACTTCACCGGTGTGCCATGTGTCGTTGACCTTGCCACCATGCGCGAGGCGGTTCTTGAACTTGGTGGAGATCCGCAAAAGATTAATCCGCTGGCCCCGGCTGAGATGGTGATTGACCACTCCGTTGTCATTGATGTTGCCGGTAGCGCCGATGCCGCTGAGCGCAACGTCGAATTCGAGTACCAGAGAAACGCCGAGCGTTACCAGTTCCTGCGCTGGGGGCAAACAGCCTTTGACAACTTTAAAGTCGTTCCCCCAGGAACTGGAATTGTGCACCAGGTAAACATCGAATACCTAGCAAGGACCGTCATGGTTCGCGAGTTCAACGGTGAGCTAGTGGCTTACCCTGACTCCTGCGTGGGCACTGATTCCCACACCACCATGGTCAATGGCCTTGGTGTATTGGGCTGGGGAGTTGGAGGCATTGAGGCCGAGGCTGCGATGCTGGGTCAACCTGTTTCGATGCTCATTCCAAAGGTGGTCGGCTTCAAGCTCACGGGTCAGATTCCAGTTGGAGCAACCGCCACGGATGTGGTGCTGACCATCACCGAGATTCTCCGAAAGCACGGCGTGGTCGGTAAGTTCGTTGAGTTCTATGGATCTGGTGTTGGCAGGGTGCCGCTTGCCAACCGAGCCACGATTGGAAACATGTCCCCGGAGTTTGGCTCCACGGTTGCGATCTTCCCAATCGATGAGGTCACCCTTGACTATCTTCGAATCACCGGTCGAAGTGATGAGGAAGTAGCTCTTGTCGAGGCTTACACCAAGGCACAGGGTCTATGGCACGACCCAAGCATTGAGCCGGTTTACAGCGAATACCTAGAGCTTGATCTGAGCACTGTGGTTCCATCCATTGCCGGTCCTAAAAGGCCTCAGGATCGCATTGAACTCTCAAACTCTAAGAATGCGTTCGAGAAGGTCCTACCCTCTTACGCAAGCGTTGCATCGAAGCCGACCAAGGTCGCGGGTCACGATTACCTGATTGACAACGGTGCAGTCACCATCGCATCCATTACTTCCTGCACCAATACCTCGAACCCATCTGTGATGTTGGCTGCCGGTCTAGTAGCCCGAAACGCAGTAAAGCGCGGCCTGAAGGCTAAGCCATGGGTAAAGACTTCGCTCGCCCCAGGGTCCAAGGTTGTGACCGAGTACTACGAGAAGGCTGGTCTGACGAAAGACCTGGATGCGCTCGGTTTCAACTTGGTTGGATACGGCTGCACCACCTGCATCGGCAACTCAGGCCCGCTGGCGCAAGAAATTTCTAACGCGATCAATGAAAACGATCTTGCCGTTACTGCCGTGCTGTCCGGAAACCGCAACTTCGAGGGTCGAATCAACCCTGACGTCAAGATGAACTACTTGGCATCGCCACCGCTGGTTATTGCCTACGCACTTGCCGGAACCATGGACTTTGATTTTGAAAATCAACCCCTAGGACAGGACAGCTCTGGAGCTGACGTATTCCTGAGGGATATTTGGCCCACCCCGGACGAGGTTCAGCAGACTATTGATTCGTCCATCAACTCCGAAATGTTCAAATCTCAGTACGCGTCGGTGTTCGACGGCGATGAGCGCTGGCGTTCGCTTCCAACTCCAAAGGGTGCAATCTTTGAGTGGGACGAGAAGTCAACCTACGTAAAGAAGGCGCCGTACTTTGACAACATGCCTTTGCAACCAACTCCGGTGAGCGACGTTCACGGCGCCAGGGTCCTGGTAAAGCTTGGGGATTCCGTTACCACAGACCACATTTCGCCTGCGGGTTCCATCAAGGCAGACTCACCAGCCGGTAAGTACCTCAGCGAGCGCGGTGTATCCAGGGTTGACTTCAACTCTTACGGATCTAGAAGAGGTAACCACGAGGTTATGATTCGCGGCACCTTCGCGAACATTCGCCTTCGTAACCAGCTGCTAGACAATGTTGAGGGCAGCTACACTCGCGATTTCTCAAAGGCCGACGGCCCTCAGGCCTTCATCTTCGACGCTTCTGAGTCTTACCGCGCGGATTCCACCCCTCTAGTAGCCCTTGCGGGCAAGGAGTACGGTTCCGGCTCCTCTCGTGACTGGGCTGCCAAGGGCACCAGCCTGCTGGGAATCAAGGTAGTAATCGCTGAGAGCTTCGAGCGCATTCACCGCAGCAACCTCATTGGAATGGGAGTCCTGCCGCTGCAGTTCCCTAAGGGTGAAACGGCTGATTCGCTGGGTCTTGACGGCACTGAAGTATTCGACGTCACGGGCATTGAGGCGCTAAACGCCGGAACGACTCCAAAGACCGTTCGGGTGGTTGCAAAGCCCTCGGCTCACTCGCCTCAGGGCAAGTCGGTTGTCGAATTCGACGCCGTCGTCCGAATCGACACACCCGGTGAAGCGGACTACTTCCGCAATGGAGGAATTCTGCAGTACGTACTCCGTAGCTTGGTTGCCTAG
- a CDS encoding sulfurtransferase, translating into MSEDQRIAQYAHPNSLVTTAWLEENSSSVVIVECDEDVLLYETGHIPGSVKLDWHTELNDEHKRDYLTGPQFAELMNEKGIGRNDTVVIYGDKSNWWATYAFWVFKLFGHEDVRILNGGRAKWIAEGRELTKEVPTPQSKAYPVVERDDRTIRAFRDDVLDHLGLPLVDVRSKPEYTGERLHMPDYPNEGASRGGHIPTAASIPWSSAILADESFKPVDELKAIYFENTGFNPADKFVAYCRIGERSSHTWFVLKYLLGVSDVRNYDGSWTEWGNLVGVPVAVGEEPGVVSR; encoded by the coding sequence ATGTCGGAAGACCAGAGAATCGCACAGTACGCTCACCCGAATTCCCTTGTAACAACTGCCTGGCTCGAGGAAAATTCCTCATCGGTTGTGATCGTGGAGTGCGACGAAGACGTTCTGCTTTACGAAACCGGTCACATCCCAGGGTCAGTGAAGCTCGACTGGCACACCGAACTCAATGATGAGCACAAGCGCGACTACTTGACCGGTCCACAATTTGCCGAGCTAATGAATGAAAAAGGGATTGGGCGCAACGACACCGTCGTCATCTACGGAGACAAGTCGAACTGGTGGGCAACTTATGCCTTTTGGGTGTTCAAGCTCTTCGGACATGAGGATGTTCGAATCCTCAACGGTGGCAGGGCCAAGTGGATTGCGGAGGGCAGAGAGCTAACGAAGGAAGTTCCTACGCCCCAAAGTAAGGCTTATCCCGTCGTAGAGCGGGACGACAGAACCATCAGGGCGTTCCGTGATGACGTCCTAGACCACCTAGGCCTCCCTCTGGTTGATGTTCGTTCAAAACCTGAATACACCGGCGAGAGGCTACACATGCCGGACTACCCAAACGAGGGCGCTTCCCGTGGTGGCCACATCCCGACTGCTGCATCCATTCCGTGGTCGTCCGCGATTCTTGCCGATGAGTCCTTCAAGCCGGTTGATGAGCTAAAGGCCATTTATTTTGAGAACACCGGCTTCAACCCTGCGGATAAATTCGTTGCCTACTGCCGAATTGGTGAGCGCTCGAGCCACACCTGGTTCGTACTCAAGTACCTTCTTGGCGTATCGGATGTCAGAAACTACGACGGCTCCTGGACGGAGTGGGGAAACCTAGTCGGAGTTCCAGTGGCGGTGGGCGAAGAGCCCGGAGTGGTCTCACGTTGA